The following coding sequences are from one Candidatus Neomarinimicrobiota bacterium window:
- the miaA gene encoding tRNA (adenosine(37)-N6)-dimethylallyltransferase MiaA, which translates to MRSIQIHNQRLDHPQADYLILAGPTAVGKTETVMQLAALHDIEVISGDSRQIYQMMNIGTATPETQLLEQVPHHLLDELTPDVVWNAADFYQRARDLIHEIIIRGALPVVVGGAGMYLDALRFGLFDEQHKDPTLRKKYQAKVDAGEAESLWDQLLEMDPEYAGSFHFNNHKKLMRAFEIYESTGLIPTQAFARSMDPFEKQALFVVLDRNRKVLYDRINTRVLHMVAAGLMEECQVLLDHGYSPDLYPMRTIGYKEVYAFFRGDVNQQEMIALIQKNTRNFAKRQLTWFRNHPFDHWIDLGA; encoded by the coding sequence ATGAGATCCATTCAAATTCATAACCAACGCCTTGATCATCCCCAGGCAGATTATCTGATCCTGGCTGGACCCACAGCTGTGGGAAAGACTGAGACGGTTATGCAATTGGCAGCTCTGCATGACATTGAAGTGATCAGTGGTGATTCCCGGCAGATCTATCAAATGATGAATATTGGTACGGCTACTCCTGAGACGCAACTCCTGGAACAGGTTCCCCATCATCTATTGGATGAGCTGACTCCTGATGTTGTCTGGAATGCAGCTGATTTTTATCAACGCGCTCGCGATCTGATCCACGAAATCATTATCCGGGGAGCGTTGCCTGTAGTTGTCGGTGGTGCCGGCATGTATCTGGATGCTCTGCGTTTTGGTCTATTCGATGAGCAGCACAAGGATCCGACCTTAAGAAAAAAATACCAGGCCAAAGTAGATGCTGGAGAAGCAGAATCACTGTGGGATCAATTACTTGAAATGGATCCTGAATATGCCGGGAGCTTTCATTTTAATAATCACAAAAAGTTGATGCGAGCTTTTGAGATCTACGAATCTACCGGTTTGATCCCCACCCAGGCGTTCGCCCGCAGTATGGATCCCTTTGAGAAACAAGCCCTCTTTGTGGTCCTTGATCGGAATCGAAAAGTCCTGTACGATCGTATCAATACACGGGTTTTACACATGGTGGCGGCTGGATTGATGGAAGAATGTCAAGTCCTTCTGGATCATGGATACAGTCCTGATCTATATCCTATGCGTACTATTGGTTATAAAGAAGTCTACGCTTTTTTCCGCGGGGACGTGAACCAACAAGAAATGATCGCATTGATTCAGAAAAACACTCGAAATTTTGCCAAACGCCAATTGACCTGGTTCAGGAATCACCCCTTTGACCACTGGATCGATCTGGGAGCATGA